A single window of Gambusia affinis linkage group LG18, SWU_Gaff_1.0, whole genome shotgun sequence DNA harbors:
- the LOC122820908 gene encoding uncharacterized protein LOC122820908 isoform X2, which produces MFLQQQLVVLVPVPVLVLVLVLLVSQHASGLQVFEGAEFVQLPCRVKVSESNGSTAVWDQDELRIPTVHVRQPDGDYLKDQNRRYEGRTAMMEDALLTGDLSLTLRRPSFTDSGTFTCTVRRLGVELHQEAVELQVKAPAPVWLWVLVVLVVLVVVPVVLYHRVIKKPTAAVLPSETVEIREGLKSVLLPVKTQKRLHGVRVEWIRSDQRNIRIHVFENGQNRSELQEDNRVRTKMRPDLQESRDLSLTLRTPRLDDSGVYDCIVYRGGEKLLQKAVTLRVKESLMEEVEVADREEFVLLPFRTTADLPAESKVVWSRTDQHNSVHEYQNSQNQEYLNRTQMNPDALRTGDLTLTLNCPRLEDSGVFICTVYNNQDGRILKRKVLILHVKVHQVEKVSVQEGRRSVVLPFKAPSPLMNEASAVEWKLSDRENKLVCRRCRDQNSPAQDHEGHMMNEDLMRTGDFSLMINNVSLTDSLFICSVYNEDRKILRQKVVVLIVRGFQSEVVKVTVGDPSVSLPFKIPAPLDEDVRVEWTRPDSKQTEVLTFKNGEIRSPKQVLGYRYHGNTEMDKDLLTSGDLSLVLKRPRPKDNGLYRCTVYSGEEVQHMKMVTLSVGEPLDGRFTDRLLSHKKRKTSRDPNPENVRLVEVLNSSMNQN; this is translated from the exons atgtttctgcagcagcagctggtggttctggtcccggtcccggtcctggttctggttctggttctgctcg TTTCCCAGCATGCCTCAGGGCTCCAGGTGTTTGAGGGGGCGGAGTTTGTCCAGCTGCCCTGTCGGGTGAAGGTTTCTGAGTCTAACGGTTCTACAGCCGTTTGGGACCAAGATGAGCTGCGGATCCCTACGGTCCATGTTCGCCAGCCGGACGGCGATTACCTGAAGGACCAGAACCGGCGCTACGAAGGCCGGACGGCCATGATGGAGGACGCTCTGCTGACCGGAGACCTCAGCCTGACCCTGAGGAGACCCAGCTTCACCGACAGCGGGACCTTCACCTGCACCGTCCGCAGGCTTGGAGTGGAGCTGCACCAGGAGGCCGTGGagctgcaggtcaaag CTCCTGCTCCGGTCTGGCTCtgggttctggtggttctggtggttctggtggtggtTCCTGTTGTTTTGTACCACAGAGTTATAAAGAAGCCGACAGCAGCAG TTCTTCCGTCTGAGACGGTGGAGATCAGAGAGGGGCTGAAGTCCGTCCTGCTGCCGGTTAAAACCCAGAAACGTCTCCACGGCGTCAGAGTGGAGTGGATCCGTTCTGACCAGAGGAACATCAGGATCCACGTGTTTGAGAACGGACAGAATCgctctgagctgcaggaggacaaCCGGGTCCGGACCAAGATGAGACCGGACCTGCAGGAGAGCAGAGACCTGAGCCTGACCCTCAGGACGCCGCGGCTGGACGACTCTGGGGTTTATGACTGCATCGTctacagaggaggagaaaagctgctgcagaaagcTGTGACtctcagggtcaaag AGAGCCTgatggaggaggtggaggtcGCCGACAGAGAGGAGTTCGTCCTTCTGCCCTTCAGAACCACAGCTGACCTGCCTGCAGAGAGCAAAGTGGTGTGGAGCCGCACTGACCAACACAACTCTGTCCATGAGTACCAGAACAGTCAGAACCAGGAGTATCTGAACCGGACTCAGATGAATCCTGACGCTCTGAGGACCGGAGACCTGACCCTGACCCTGAACTGCCCACGACTGGAGGACAGCGGCGTCTTCATCTGCACCGTCTACAACAACCAAGATGGGAGGATCCTGAAACGGAAAGTTCTAATACTCCATGTCAAAG TCCATCAGGTAGAAAAGGTTTCTGTGCAGGAGGGCAGAAGGTCGGTGGTTCTTCCCTTTAAGGCTCCGTCTCCCCTGATGAATGAAGCTTCTGCTGTGGAGTGGAAACTGTCAGACCGAGAGAATAAGTTGGTCTGCAGACGTTGCAGAGACCAGAACTCACCAGCTCAGGACCATGAAGGTCACATGATGAATGAAGACCTGATGAGGACTGGAGATTTCAGCCTGATGATCAATAATGTCTCTCTGACTGACAGCCTGTTTATCTGCTCCGTTTACAACGAGGACAGGAAGATCCTCCGACAGAAAGTGGTGGTTCTGATAGTCAGAG GTTTTCAGTCGGAGGTCGTGAAGGTCACAGTCGGGGACCCATCGGTGTCACTTCCTTTTAAAATCCCTGCTCCTCTGGACGAGGACGTCAGGGTGGAGTGGACCCGCCCGGACTCCAAACAGACGGAGGTCCTCACCTTTAAGAACGGAGAAATTCGTTCACCCAAACAGGTCCTGGGTTACCGTTACCATGGTAACACAGAGATGGACAAAGACCTGCTGACCTCTGGAGACCTGAGTCTGGTCCTGAAGCGTCCGCGTCCTAAAGACAACGGCCTCTATAGATGCACCGTCTACAGCGGGGAGGAGGTCCAACACATGAAGATGGTGACGCTCAGTGTTGGAG AACCTTTGGACGGCAGATTCACAGACCGACTGCTGAGTCacaagaagaggaaaacaagCAGAGACCCAAATCCAGA GAACGTTCGGCTGGTCGAGGTCTTGAACTCATCGATGAATCAGAACTGA
- the LOC122820908 gene encoding uncharacterized protein LOC122820908 isoform X3, which translates to MFLQQQLVVLVPVPVLVLVLVLLVSQHASGLQVFEGAEFVQLPCRVKVSESNGSTAVWDQDELRIPTVHVRQPDGDYLKDQNRRYEGRTAMMEDALLTGDLSLTLRRPSFTDSGTFTCTVRRLGVELHQEAVELQVKEAPAPVWLWVLVVLVVLVVVPVVLYHRVIKKPTAAVLPSETVEIREGLKSVLLPVKTQKRLHGVRVEWIRSDQRNIRIHVFENGQNRSELQEDNRVRTKMRPDLQESRDLSLTLRTPRLDDSGVYDCIVYRGGEKLLQKAVTLRVKESLMEEVEVADREEFVLLPFRTTADLPAESKVVWSRTDQHNSVHEYQNSQNQEYLNRTQMNPDALRTGDLTLTLNCPRLEDSGVFICTVYNNQDGRILKRKVLILHVKVHQVEKVSVQEGRRSVVLPFKAPSPLMNEASAVEWKLSDRENKLVCRRCRDQNSPAQDHEGHMMNEDLMRTGDFSLMINNVSLTDSLFICSVYNEDRKILRQKVVVLIVRGFQSEVVKVTVGDPSVSLPFKIPAPLDEDVRVEWTRPDSKQTEVLTFKNGEIRSPKQVLGYRYHGNTEMDKDLLTSGDLSLVLKRPRPKDNGLYRCTVYSGEEVQHMKMVTLSVGGTFGWSRS; encoded by the exons atgtttctgcagcagcagctggtggttctggtcccggtcccggtcctggttctggttctggttctgctcg TTTCCCAGCATGCCTCAGGGCTCCAGGTGTTTGAGGGGGCGGAGTTTGTCCAGCTGCCCTGTCGGGTGAAGGTTTCTGAGTCTAACGGTTCTACAGCCGTTTGGGACCAAGATGAGCTGCGGATCCCTACGGTCCATGTTCGCCAGCCGGACGGCGATTACCTGAAGGACCAGAACCGGCGCTACGAAGGCCGGACGGCCATGATGGAGGACGCTCTGCTGACCGGAGACCTCAGCCTGACCCTGAGGAGACCCAGCTTCACCGACAGCGGGACCTTCACCTGCACCGTCCGCAGGCTTGGAGTGGAGCTGCACCAGGAGGCCGTGGagctgcaggtcaaag AAGCTCCTGCTCCGGTCTGGCTCtgggttctggtggttctggtggttctggtggtggtTCCTGTTGTTTTGTACCACAGAGTTATAAAGAAGCCGACAGCAGCAG TTCTTCCGTCTGAGACGGTGGAGATCAGAGAGGGGCTGAAGTCCGTCCTGCTGCCGGTTAAAACCCAGAAACGTCTCCACGGCGTCAGAGTGGAGTGGATCCGTTCTGACCAGAGGAACATCAGGATCCACGTGTTTGAGAACGGACAGAATCgctctgagctgcaggaggacaaCCGGGTCCGGACCAAGATGAGACCGGACCTGCAGGAGAGCAGAGACCTGAGCCTGACCCTCAGGACGCCGCGGCTGGACGACTCTGGGGTTTATGACTGCATCGTctacagaggaggagaaaagctgctgcagaaagcTGTGACtctcagggtcaaag AGAGCCTgatggaggaggtggaggtcGCCGACAGAGAGGAGTTCGTCCTTCTGCCCTTCAGAACCACAGCTGACCTGCCTGCAGAGAGCAAAGTGGTGTGGAGCCGCACTGACCAACACAACTCTGTCCATGAGTACCAGAACAGTCAGAACCAGGAGTATCTGAACCGGACTCAGATGAATCCTGACGCTCTGAGGACCGGAGACCTGACCCTGACCCTGAACTGCCCACGACTGGAGGACAGCGGCGTCTTCATCTGCACCGTCTACAACAACCAAGATGGGAGGATCCTGAAACGGAAAGTTCTAATACTCCATGTCAAAG TCCATCAGGTAGAAAAGGTTTCTGTGCAGGAGGGCAGAAGGTCGGTGGTTCTTCCCTTTAAGGCTCCGTCTCCCCTGATGAATGAAGCTTCTGCTGTGGAGTGGAAACTGTCAGACCGAGAGAATAAGTTGGTCTGCAGACGTTGCAGAGACCAGAACTCACCAGCTCAGGACCATGAAGGTCACATGATGAATGAAGACCTGATGAGGACTGGAGATTTCAGCCTGATGATCAATAATGTCTCTCTGACTGACAGCCTGTTTATCTGCTCCGTTTACAACGAGGACAGGAAGATCCTCCGACAGAAAGTGGTGGTTCTGATAGTCAGAG GTTTTCAGTCGGAGGTCGTGAAGGTCACAGTCGGGGACCCATCGGTGTCACTTCCTTTTAAAATCCCTGCTCCTCTGGACGAGGACGTCAGGGTGGAGTGGACCCGCCCGGACTCCAAACAGACGGAGGTCCTCACCTTTAAGAACGGAGAAATTCGTTCACCCAAACAGGTCCTGGGTTACCGTTACCATGGTAACACAGAGATGGACAAAGACCTGCTGACCTCTGGAGACCTGAGTCTGGTCCTGAAGCGTCCGCGTCCTAAAGACAACGGCCTCTATAGATGCACCGTCTACAGCGGGGAGGAGGTCCAACACATGAAGATGGTGACGCTCAGTGTTGGAG GAACGTTCGGCTGGTCGAGGTCTTGA
- the LOC122820909 gene encoding uncharacterized protein LOC122820909 codes for MSPCALSHLHPDDMKSSSGRLLLGVSVLLLCGASAPPVFLSVSPNLQQFFTGDSSVSLNCLHDGRTAEGWTVRGTGPAGDCGPPGSGSGPSCVLSLSGPSAGRFWCEASSGQRSDNVSITVLGKGLVLEIPALPVRAGCDVTLRCRRSNGDITAAFFFVGQRRLGSGPELVLQPVRRADEGSYWCSTDRFGRSPLSFLRVTDPPLPHTPPPLVSGPTRPTGSPPPPSSSPLPQTCVSVPRLLCHLLVICPYCACSVLLLLRCCSRKSGEAPPTGSPPTVAMETTQPAEPDCVTTEHDF; via the exons atgtcgcCCTGCGCTCTCTCTCACCTTCATCCAGACGACATGAAGTCTTCCTCCGGCCGCCTGCTGCTGG gtgtctctgtgctgctgctgtgtggaGCGTCTGCGCCTCCAG TGTTTCTATCCGTCAGTCCAAACCTGCAGCAGTTCTTCACTGGGGATTCCTCCGTGTCTCTGAACTGTCTGCATGACGGACGGACAGCAGAGGGATGGACGGTGAGGGGCACCGGACCGGCTGGGGACTGTGGAccgcctggttctggttccggtccgtCCTGCGTCCTCAGCCTCTCTGGACCTTCAGCTGGACGGTTCTGGTGTGAAGCGTCTTCTGGACAGAGGAGTGACAACGTCAGCATCACGGTGCTGG GTAAAGGTCTCGTCCTGGAGATCCCTGCCCTTCCTGTCAGAGCAGGATGTGATGTCACGCTGCGCTGCAGGCGCAGTAATGGTGACATCACTGCGGCGTTCTTCTTCGTGGGTCAGCGCCGGCTGGGATCCGGACCGGAGCTGGTTCTCCAGCCGGTCCGCCGGGCTGATGAAGGCTCTTATTGGTGCTCTACGGACCGGTTTGGGAGGTCTCCTCTCAGCTTCCTGAGGGTCACAG atcctcctcttcctcacactcctcctcctctggtATCGGGTCCAACCCGTCCTACaggttctcctcctcctccttcatcgtctcctcttcctcagactTGTGTCTCGGTTCCTCGCCTGctctgccacctgctggtcatCTGTCCGTACTGCGCCTGCagcgtcctgctgctgctcaggtgctgcagcaggaagtcagGTGAAGCTCCGCCCACAGGATCCCCACCCACCGTCGCCATGGAGACCACACAGCCTGCAGAGCCGGACTGCGTGACCACGGAGCACGACTTCTGA
- the LOC122820908 gene encoding uncharacterized protein LOC122820908 isoform X1, translating into MFLQQQLVVLVPVPVLVLVLVLLVSQHASGLQVFEGAEFVQLPCRVKVSESNGSTAVWDQDELRIPTVHVRQPDGDYLKDQNRRYEGRTAMMEDALLTGDLSLTLRRPSFTDSGTFTCTVRRLGVELHQEAVELQVKEAPAPVWLWVLVVLVVLVVVPVVLYHRVIKKPTAAVLPSETVEIREGLKSVLLPVKTQKRLHGVRVEWIRSDQRNIRIHVFENGQNRSELQEDNRVRTKMRPDLQESRDLSLTLRTPRLDDSGVYDCIVYRGGEKLLQKAVTLRVKESLMEEVEVADREEFVLLPFRTTADLPAESKVVWSRTDQHNSVHEYQNSQNQEYLNRTQMNPDALRTGDLTLTLNCPRLEDSGVFICTVYNNQDGRILKRKVLILHVKVHQVEKVSVQEGRRSVVLPFKAPSPLMNEASAVEWKLSDRENKLVCRRCRDQNSPAQDHEGHMMNEDLMRTGDFSLMINNVSLTDSLFICSVYNEDRKILRQKVVVLIVRGFQSEVVKVTVGDPSVSLPFKIPAPLDEDVRVEWTRPDSKQTEVLTFKNGEIRSPKQVLGYRYHGNTEMDKDLLTSGDLSLVLKRPRPKDNGLYRCTVYSGEEVQHMKMVTLSVGEPLDGRFTDRLLSHKKRKTSRDPNPENVRLVEVLNSSMNQN; encoded by the exons atgtttctgcagcagcagctggtggttctggtcccggtcccggtcctggttctggttctggttctgctcg TTTCCCAGCATGCCTCAGGGCTCCAGGTGTTTGAGGGGGCGGAGTTTGTCCAGCTGCCCTGTCGGGTGAAGGTTTCTGAGTCTAACGGTTCTACAGCCGTTTGGGACCAAGATGAGCTGCGGATCCCTACGGTCCATGTTCGCCAGCCGGACGGCGATTACCTGAAGGACCAGAACCGGCGCTACGAAGGCCGGACGGCCATGATGGAGGACGCTCTGCTGACCGGAGACCTCAGCCTGACCCTGAGGAGACCCAGCTTCACCGACAGCGGGACCTTCACCTGCACCGTCCGCAGGCTTGGAGTGGAGCTGCACCAGGAGGCCGTGGagctgcaggtcaaag AAGCTCCTGCTCCGGTCTGGCTCtgggttctggtggttctggtggttctggtggtggtTCCTGTTGTTTTGTACCACAGAGTTATAAAGAAGCCGACAGCAGCAG TTCTTCCGTCTGAGACGGTGGAGATCAGAGAGGGGCTGAAGTCCGTCCTGCTGCCGGTTAAAACCCAGAAACGTCTCCACGGCGTCAGAGTGGAGTGGATCCGTTCTGACCAGAGGAACATCAGGATCCACGTGTTTGAGAACGGACAGAATCgctctgagctgcaggaggacaaCCGGGTCCGGACCAAGATGAGACCGGACCTGCAGGAGAGCAGAGACCTGAGCCTGACCCTCAGGACGCCGCGGCTGGACGACTCTGGGGTTTATGACTGCATCGTctacagaggaggagaaaagctgctgcagaaagcTGTGACtctcagggtcaaag AGAGCCTgatggaggaggtggaggtcGCCGACAGAGAGGAGTTCGTCCTTCTGCCCTTCAGAACCACAGCTGACCTGCCTGCAGAGAGCAAAGTGGTGTGGAGCCGCACTGACCAACACAACTCTGTCCATGAGTACCAGAACAGTCAGAACCAGGAGTATCTGAACCGGACTCAGATGAATCCTGACGCTCTGAGGACCGGAGACCTGACCCTGACCCTGAACTGCCCACGACTGGAGGACAGCGGCGTCTTCATCTGCACCGTCTACAACAACCAAGATGGGAGGATCCTGAAACGGAAAGTTCTAATACTCCATGTCAAAG TCCATCAGGTAGAAAAGGTTTCTGTGCAGGAGGGCAGAAGGTCGGTGGTTCTTCCCTTTAAGGCTCCGTCTCCCCTGATGAATGAAGCTTCTGCTGTGGAGTGGAAACTGTCAGACCGAGAGAATAAGTTGGTCTGCAGACGTTGCAGAGACCAGAACTCACCAGCTCAGGACCATGAAGGTCACATGATGAATGAAGACCTGATGAGGACTGGAGATTTCAGCCTGATGATCAATAATGTCTCTCTGACTGACAGCCTGTTTATCTGCTCCGTTTACAACGAGGACAGGAAGATCCTCCGACAGAAAGTGGTGGTTCTGATAGTCAGAG GTTTTCAGTCGGAGGTCGTGAAGGTCACAGTCGGGGACCCATCGGTGTCACTTCCTTTTAAAATCCCTGCTCCTCTGGACGAGGACGTCAGGGTGGAGTGGACCCGCCCGGACTCCAAACAGACGGAGGTCCTCACCTTTAAGAACGGAGAAATTCGTTCACCCAAACAGGTCCTGGGTTACCGTTACCATGGTAACACAGAGATGGACAAAGACCTGCTGACCTCTGGAGACCTGAGTCTGGTCCTGAAGCGTCCGCGTCCTAAAGACAACGGCCTCTATAGATGCACCGTCTACAGCGGGGAGGAGGTCCAACACATGAAGATGGTGACGCTCAGTGTTGGAG AACCTTTGGACGGCAGATTCACAGACCGACTGCTGAGTCacaagaagaggaaaacaagCAGAGACCCAAATCCAGA GAACGTTCGGCTGGTCGAGGTCTTGAACTCATCGATGAATCAGAACTGA